Proteins from a single region of Bogoriella caseilytica:
- a CDS encoding tyrosine-type recombinase/integrase, with protein sequence MSADSAFPELVAYWLEDMEIEDHLSRTTKNLYDRDMRGLVLPAFKDLTLREVGVARCEYFLKHLAKRSYSRAKHARVVLRLALALAVRHEILPRSPMDHVSRLHRKKTIPDAFTIGEVQDIRAAIKAWESRRILAGPRPDRQLGQIVEVMLGTSARIGEVLAIRLQDLDLDGPIPTARIAGTIISRKGEPTHRQDHPKTDRSVRRVALPSFTLQAIRSRLLRSGDTEPGALLFSTRVGTPHTTNNVRRLLRDVMDEAGIENVTPHRFRRTVATVINDAQGALLASELLGHTDPRITMQHYIQRSETVDPITAEHLEQAFGLAG encoded by the coding sequence ATGAGCGCCGACAGCGCGTTCCCGGAGCTCGTCGCGTACTGGCTGGAAGACATGGAGATCGAAGACCACCTCTCACGAACCACGAAGAATCTCTACGACCGCGACATGCGTGGCCTCGTCCTCCCTGCATTCAAAGACCTCACACTCCGTGAGGTCGGGGTCGCCCGCTGCGAATACTTCCTCAAGCACCTCGCCAAGCGCAGCTACAGCCGCGCCAAGCACGCCCGCGTCGTCCTCCGGCTCGCTCTCGCGCTTGCTGTCCGCCATGAGATCCTGCCTCGCAGCCCGATGGACCACGTCTCCCGGCTGCACCGGAAGAAGACCATCCCCGACGCGTTCACAATCGGCGAGGTGCAGGACATCCGTGCCGCGATCAAGGCTTGGGAGTCCCGGCGGATACTGGCGGGACCGAGGCCGGATAGGCAACTCGGGCAGATCGTCGAAGTCATGCTCGGCACGTCCGCCCGCATCGGCGAAGTCCTCGCCATCCGCCTCCAGGATCTCGACCTGGACGGCCCGATCCCGACCGCACGGATCGCCGGGACGATCATCAGCCGCAAAGGCGAGCCGACGCATCGGCAGGATCATCCGAAGACGGATCGCTCGGTCCGCCGCGTCGCGCTGCCGTCATTCACGTTGCAGGCGATCCGCTCGCGCCTGCTGCGTAGCGGAGACACCGAACCGGGCGCGCTTCTGTTTAGTACCCGGGTCGGGACGCCGCACACGACGAACAACGTCCGCCGGCTCCTGCGCGACGTGATGGATGAGGCCGGGATCGAGAACGTCACCCCGCACCGTTTCCGCCGCACCGTCGCCACCGTCATCAACGACGCCCAAGGTGCACTCCTCGCATCCGAACTCCTCGGGCACACCGACCCGCGGATCACGATGCAGCACTACATCCAGCGCAGCGAGACCGTCGACCCCATCACTGCTGAGCATCTTGAGCAGGCTTTTGGTCTGGCTGGATGA